In Micromonospora ferruginea, the sequence TAGAGCACCGCCTGCGCCGGCGGAAAGAACGCGAACGCCGCGTCGGTGGCGCTCCAGAGCAGGCCCCAGGCCCAGAAGACGACGCCGAAGGTGACGGCGATGACCGAGGCGACGACGATGTCGACGGTACGCCAGCGGTTGCTGTCGGTGTGGTTCATGGCGGACTCCCAGTTCGTGGTGAGGAACCAGGAGAAGACGCACGCCGCGCCCGGAAACGCCCGGACGGCGGCGCGGCTGGAGGTCGACCGAACTCCCTGCGCTGGCATTACCCAGATCAGGTTCGAGGGTCTGCGGGCACCGGCCCGCACTCTCAGCGCTGTGCGCTCCCCTGTCGGATGTGAAGTTGTCTCGTCGCAGACGCTAGCACCGACGCCGGCCCCGGGCCCAGCAGGGCGTCTGTCGGCTACGGTGGCGATCATGCGGATCGAGGCGCGGGGCCTGACGTTCGACGTACGCACCGGCGGCCCGGAGGACGGCGAACCCGTCCTGCTGCTGCACGGCTTCCCGCAGCACGCCGGCGAGTGGGACGCGGTGACGCCCGCGCTGCACGCCGCCGGGCTGCGCACGTACGCGCTCGACCAGCGCGGCTACTCGCCCGGCGCGCGGCCGGACGCCGTCGAGGCGTACCGGATTCCGGAGCTGGTGGCCGACGCGGCGGCCGTGCTGGACGCGCTCGGGGTGACCACCGCCCACCTGGTCGGCCACGACTGGGGCGCGATCGTGGCCTGGGGGCTGGCGGCGGCGCACCCGCAGCGGGTGCGGACGCTGACCGCGGTGTCGGTGCCGCACCCGGCCGCGATGGGGCACGCGCTCGCCACCGACGCGCGGCAGAAGGCGAAGTCCGCCTACATGGCGCTGTTCCGGATGCCGGGCAAGGCCGAGAAGGTGCTGCTGGCGATGCGTGGGGCCGCGCTGCGCCGGCTGCTGCGCGGGGTCGGTGACGAGGCCACGGTGGCCCGCTACGCCGACCCGATGCGGGAGCCGGGCGCGCTCACCGCCGCGCTGAACTGGTATCGGGCGATGAGCGGGTCGGACATGAAGGCGGTCGGGCCGGTGGCGGTGCCGACCACGTACGTCTGGAGCGACAGGGACGTGGCGATCGGCCGGACCGCGGCCGAGGCGTGCGCGGCGCGCGTCACCGGTGACTACCGCTTCGTGGTGCTCCCCGGGGTCAGCCACTGGATTCCCGACGAGGCGCCCGGCCCGCTGGCCGAGGCGATCCTCGCCCGGACCGCAGGGACGGAGACGAGATGACGGTGAGTGCCGAGGCGTACCTGGAGACGGTGACGTCGACGATGCGGCGGGTGGCCGCCGAGCAGCGGGAGAACGTGGCCGCGGCGGCCGACCTGATCGCCGCGGCGGTCCGCGCCGACGCGGTGGTGCACGCGTTCGGCACCGGGCACTCCGAGGCGCTGGCCATGGAGATCGCCGGCCGGGCCGGCGGGCTGGTGCCCACCAACCGGATCGCGCTGCGCGACCTGGTCCTGGTCGGCGGCGACCCGGCCGACGTGCTCGGCCCGAAGCTGGAACGCGATCCGGCGGTGGCGCACCGCCTCTACGAGCTGGCCCCGGTCCGGCCGCCGGACGTGTTCGTGCTCGCCTCCAACTCTGGGGTGAACGGGGCGATGGTGGAGTTCGCGTCCGTCGTCAAGGAGCGCGGTCACGGCCTGGTGGCGATCACCTCGTCGCGGCACTCGGCGGGGATGACGTCGCGGCACCCGTCCGGTCGCAAGCTCGCCGACTTCGCCGACGTGGTGCTGGACAACGGCGCCCCGTACGGCGACGCCACGCTGCCGCTGCCCGGGGGCGGCGCGGTCGGCGCGGTCTCCTCGATCACCGCGGCGCTGCTGGCCCAGCAGATCACCGTCGAGGTGGTGTCCCGGCTGCTCGCGGCGGGGGAGCGGCCACCGGTCTACCTGTCCGCCAACATCACTGGCGGCGACGAGCACAACGCCGAGCTGGAGGCGCGGTACGCGGGGCGGATCCGGCGCGGATCCTGAGTCGGTTTCGTGATCATCCGAATCGGGCAAAGGCGCTGCTGCCGGCGGGCGTTCACCCGCCGGCCGTGCCGTCTTCCCCGGAGGTTCACGAGTGTCCAAGGAATCCGAGAAGCAGCGGTGGCAGCGCAACTTCGCCGACCTGCTCCAGGAGCTTCGCGTCGCGCAGACCGGCGTGCAGATCCTCTTCGCGTTCTTGCTGACGCTGCCGTTCAGCAACGGGTTCACCCGGACCACGGAGTTCCAGCGTGACGTCTACATCGTGGCGCTGCTGGCGGCCGCCGCGTCCGCCGCGATGATCATCTCGCCGGTGGCGTTCCACCGGGCGCTGTTCCGCCAGGGCCGCAAGCCGGAACTGGTCCGCTTCGCCCACCGGATGGCCACCGGCGGCCTGTTCTTCATGCTGATCGCGATGGTCAGCGCGGTCCTGCTGGTCAGCGACTTCGTGCTGGACCGGCCGATCGCGTTCCTGCTCAGCGCGGTCACCGGCGTCTGGTTCCTGCTCTTCTGGGCCATCCTGCCGTTCGCCCGGCGCAACTGGGGCGAGGACGACGTCGACGACGATGACGACGACCCGGCGACGCTCACCGGCGACTGACGGTCCGCCAAATCGGGCGTGCACGCGACGCTACCCCTGGGTAACACCCGGGGGTAGCGTCGTTTTCGTCGCATCCGGACCGACCATCCAGGAGGCAGCCGTGACCACGACCCAGAACAATGCCGACGGGGTGGGGCCGCTACCCACCGAGGCGGGCCAGGTCTCGGAGAAGGAGGCCCGCCAGGTCGCCGAGGCGGCCCGCGAGTCGGCCTGGGACCGGCCCAGCTTCGGCAAGGAGCTGTTCCTCGGCCGGTTCCGGCTCGACCTGATCGACCCCTGGCCCCGGTCCGACCCGGCCGACGTGGCCCGCGCCGACGAGTTCCTCGGCGCGTTCGGGGCGTACCTGGGCAGCGAGGTGGACGGCGCGGCGATCGAGCGCGACGCGCGCATCCCGGACGAGGTGTTCCACGGGATGGCCCGGCTCGGCGCGTTCGGCATGAAGATCGACCGGAGGTACGGCGGCCTGGGGCTGAGCAACCTGCACTACTGCCGGGCGCTGATGCTCGCCGGTTCGGTGAGCCCGGCGATCGGCGCGCTGCTCTCCGCGCACCAGTCGATCGGCGTGCCGCAGCCGTTGAAGATGTTCGGCACGCCCGAGCAGAAGGACCGTTTCCTGCCCCGGCTGGCCGCCGGTGAGGTGTCCGCGTTCCTGCTCACCGAGCCGGACGTCGGCTCGGACCCGGCCCGGCTCGCCACCACCGCCGAGCCGACCGCCGACGGCGCCGGCTACCGGCTCAACGGGGTGAAGCTGTGGGCCACCAACGGCACGGTCGCCACCCTGCTGGTGGTGATGGCCCGGGTGCCCGCCGGCGAGGGGCGGCGCGGCGGGATCACCGCGTTCGTGGTGGAGGGCGACAGCGAGGGCATCACCGTGGAGCGGCGCAACTCCTTCGTCGGGCTGCGCGGCCTGGAGAACAGCCTCACCCGGTTCCACGACGTGTTCGTGCCCCGGGAGAACGTGATCGGCGGCGAGGGCAAGGGCCTGAAGATCGCGCTGACCACGCTGAACACCGGCCGGCTGTCGCTGCCGGCGATGTGCGTGGGCGCCGGCAAGTGGGCGCTCAACGTGGCCCGGGAGTGGGCCGGCGACCGGGTCCAGTGGGGCCGGCCGGTCGGCGAGCACGAGGCGGTGGCGAAGAAGCTGGCGTTCATCGCCGCCACCACGTACGGCATGGAGTCCATGCTGGACCTGTCCTGCCTGCTCGCCGACGACGACCGCAACGACATCCGGATCGAGGCGGCGCTGGTCAAGCTGTACGCCAGCGAGATGGCCTGGCGGATCGCCGACGAGCTGATCCAGATCCGGGGCGGGCGCGGCTACGAGACGGCCGACTCGCTCGAGGCCCGGGGCGAGCGCCCGGCCGCGGTCGAGCAGCTCCTGCGCGACCTGCGGATCAACCGCATCTTCGAGGGCTCCACCGAGATCATGCACCTGCTGATCGCCCGGGAGGCGGTCGACGCGCACCTGTCGGTGGCCGGCGACATCATCGACCCGGACGCCGGGCTGGGCCGCAAGGCGAAGGCGGGCGCCCGGGCCGGCGCGTTCTACGCGAAGTGGCTGCCCACCCTGGCGGTCGGCCGGGGGCAGGCGCCCGGGGCGTACCAGGAGTTCGGGCCGCTGGCCGGGCACCTGCGGCACGTCGAACGGACCTCCCGCAAGCTGGCCCGCTCGACCTTCTACGCGATGTCCCGCTGGCAGGGAAAGATGGAGCGCAAGCAGGCGTTCCTGGGCCGGGTGGTGGACATCGGCGCGGAGCTGTTCGCGATGTCCGCGGTCTGCGTCCGGGCCTACGCCGAGCTGGCCGAGCACCCGGAGAACGTCGAGCTGGCCGACCTGTTCTGCCGGCAGGCGCGGCTGCGCGTCGACGAGCTGTTCACCGGCCTGTGGTCGAACACCGACTCGGTCGACGTGGCCGCCGCGAAGCGGATCGTCGCCGGCCGGTACGCCTCGGTGGAGGCCGGCGTCCTCACGCCCCCCGCCGACCTCCCCTGGGTGGCCCCGTGGCAGCCCGGCCCCTCCACAGCCGACGACGTCCGCCGCCGGCTGTGAAAGGAGGGGCCCCTGCTTAACGCCTTCGGTAGAGGCGGGGGCCCCTCTTAACACCCGCTCAGCGGCGGGCGACCGCCCATGCGATCACCGCGGCGAGGATCAGGCCGTTCAGCGCGGCCAGCACCAGGTACGCCGACGGCGGGATCTTGCGGCCCTTGCGGACGAAACTCACCAGCACGCCCGCGTAACCCAGCAGCAGCACGGCGACGACGATCAGGAAGTACAGCACCGGCACACCCTACCGGCCGCCGCGCAACCCCAGTCTGCGCAGCTCCAGCGCGGCGAGCGCGTCGACGGTGGCGTCGTCGCCGCGCCGCCACGCCTCGGCCACGTCCGGCGCGATCCGGCTGAGCTTCGACAGCGGCTGACCGGCCAGCGCGCGCAGCGCCAGCAGGTCCCGGCCGGCCGGCGCGGTGGCCATCGCCTTCGCCGCGCCGGCCCGGCGCATCCAGCGCACCCGCAGCGGCAGCCAGCCGAACAGCACCAGACCGAGCGGGAACACCAGCACCGCGACGGCCAGCGCGAGGGCCAACTGGCCGACCAGCTCCTGCTGGTCCCGGCCCGCCTCGGCCATCGCCCGCGCGGCGTCGGCGGCGCGGGTGAAGGGGGCGGTCAGCTCGTCGCCGACCAGCGGCACCCGGCCCACCTTGCCGCCGGCTTCGGCCAGGTTGTCGGCCAGCCCGCCGCCCGCACCCTCGAGCTTCTGCCCGGGTACGGCGAGCTTCTCCACCAGGTCGTGCAGCCAGAGCGCGAAGCGGATCGCCGCGTACACCCAGACGACCACGAGGAGGTCGGTCAGGAGCTGGCGGAGGGCGGTCGGAAAACGGTCGGCGTAGATCTTCACGCCGGACAGCCTGCCACGGCTCCGCCGCGCCGGCACCGGTCGGTTTTACCGGCCGGCGCAGGCCGGACAGGTCCCGAAGATCTCCAGGGTGTGGCTGACCTCGGTGAAGCCGTGCTCGGCGGAGATCCGGTCCGCCCACTTCTCCACCGCCGGGCCGGCCACCTCGACGGTCCGGCCGCAGCCCCGGCACACCAGGTGGTGGTGATGACCGCCGCTGCACCGCCGGTAGAGGTGCTCGCCGCCCGGCGGGCGCATCACGTCGATCTCGTCGGCGTCGGCCAGCGCCTGCAACGTCCGGTAGACGGTGGTCAGCCCGATCCGGTCGCCCCGGCGGCGCAGCATGGCGTGCAGGTCCTGGGCGCTGTGGAAGCCCTCGACCTCGTCGAGCAGGGCGCTGACCGCGCTGCGCTGCCGGGTGGTGCGGGGCGCGCCGGTGGTCATGACGGTCCCTCCCCGGCGTGGCTGACCGCGTCCGCGACGATGTGCGCGACGTGCTCGTCGACCAGGGCGTACGCGATCTCCCGACCGCGCCGGGAGCCACGCACCACGCCGGCCCCGCGCAGCACCCGCAGGTGCTGGGAGACCAGCGGCTGCGGCGCGCCGAGCGTCTCGACCAGCTCGTGCACGCAGCGCTCGCCCTCGGCCAGCTCGCTGACGATGGCGAGCCGGATCGGGGCCGAGAGGGCGCGCAGCAGCTCACCCGCGCCGTCGAAGGCGTCGTACCCGTTGGTGCCGGTCACCTCGTAACGATAACCACTGCCGGTTGGACCGGCCTCATCCGAGCACCACCTCGTGCTCGGCCGGCTCGGTCGCGGGCGCCGCCGGCCGGCCGCGTCGCCGCAGCGACCGCACGCCGGCCGCCAGCAACGCCACCGCCAGGAACGAGCCGATCGCCACCAGCACCACCGAGGCGCCGGGCGCGGTGTCGGCGGTGGCCGCCACCCAGACCCCGGCGCCGGCCGCGAACAGGCCCAGCGCCATCGCCGCGGTCATGGTCGACCGGAAGCCGCGCGTCACCTGCTGGGCGGTGGCCACCGGCACCACCATCAGCGCGCTGATCAGCAGCACCCCGACCGCCCGCATGGCGATCGTCACGGTCACCGCGGTGCCGACCGCGATGAGCAGGTTCAGCGCCCGCACCGGCAGGCCGGAGACCCGTGCGTACTCCTCGTCGTGGCAGACCGCGAACAGCGCCGGACGCAGCACCAGCATGGTCACCAGCAGCACCGCGCCGAGCACGCCGATGGTGACCAGATCGCCCGGCGACGTCGTGGTCAGCGACCCGAAGAGGTACGCGTTGAGCGACCCGCTGCTGGCGTCGGAGAGCCCGACCAGCATCACGCCGCCGGCGATGCCGCCGTAGAAGAGCAGCGCCAGAGCGAGGTCCCCGGAGGTGCGCCCGTACGCGCGGACCAGCTCGATGACGACCGCGCCGAGCGTGGCGGCGAGCACCGCCACCAGCACCGGGGAACGGTTGAGCAGCAGCCCGGCGCCGACGCCGGTGAGTGCCACGTGGCCGATCCCGTCGCCGATCAGCGCCAGCCGGCGCTGCACCAGGTAGATGCCGAGCGCCGGCGCGGCCAGCCCGATGACCAGCGCGCCGACCAGCGCGCGGAGCATGAAGTCGTACTGGAAGAGGTCCATCTCAGATGCCCGTCCAGAGCCCGGCGGGCTCCTCGTCGCAGTGCGGGTGCACGTGTTCGTGGTCCGGGTCGGCGTGGTGGCCGGCCGGCTCGGGCACCGCCCCGTCGTGGGCGATCCCGCCCTGGTGCACCACCACGGCCCGGCTGATCAGCGGGCGCAGCGGCCCCAACTCGTGGGCGACCAGCAGCACCGTGCCGCCGCCGTCGCGGAACGCGCGCAGCGCCCCGGCGAACGCCTCCTGGCTGGCCGCGTCCACCCCGGCGGTCGGCTCGTCGAGCACCAGCAGCTCCGGCCCACCGGCCAGCGCCCGGGCGATCAGGACCCGTTGCTGCTGGCCGCCGGAGAGGGTGGCCACCGGATCGCCGGCCCGGTCGGCGAGCCCGACCGCGCCCAGCGCCTCGGCCACCGCCGTCCGGTCCGCCCGGCCGGCCGGTCGCAGCACGCCCCGGCGGGCCAGCCGCCCGGACGCCACCACCTCGGCCACCGTGGCGGGCACGCCGCCGCCGGCGCCGAGCCGCTGCGGGACGTACCCGATGCGGTGCCACTGCCGGAAGCGGCGCTGCGGCGTGCCGAACAGGGCGACCGAACCGGCGCCGAGCGGCACCAGACCGAGCGCGGCGCGGACCAGGGTCGACTTGCCGGAGCCGTTGGCGCCGAGCACGGCGACCACCTCGCCGGCGGTGAGCGTCAGCGAGATGTCCCGCAGCACCGGCCGGCCGTCGTAGCCGACGGTGGCGTGCGCGATCTCGATCACGGGTGAGGTCATGAGCAGTCCAGTGCGGTTCGCAGGGTCTGGAGGTTGGCGCGCATCGCGGTGAGGTAGTCGCCCTCGGCCGGTGGGCCCTCGATCGGGTCCAGGACCGCGGTCCTCGCCCCGACCTCGCGGGCGATCGTCTCGGCGACCTTCGGGCTGACCAGCGTCTCGAAGAAGATCGTGCCGGCCCGGTGCTCGCGGGCCTCCTTCGCGACCTCGGCGAGCCGCTGCGGGGCGGGTTCGGACTCCGGGGTGAGCCCGGTGAGGCCGATCTGTTCCAGCTTGTAGCGCTCGGCCAGGTAGCCGAAGGCGGTGTGGCTGGTCACGATCTCCCGGCGCTGGCAGGTGCGCAGGCCGTCGGCGTACGCGGTGTCGAGCGTCGTCAGCTCGGCGCGCAACGCGCCGGCGCGGGCGGTGTAGTCGGCGGCGTGGTCCGGGTCGACCCGGCCGAGGCGTTCGGCGAGCCGGTCGCCCACCGTGGCCAGCCGGGTCGGGTCGAGCCAGAGGTGCGGGTCCTTGCCGCCGCCCTCCTCCTCGTGACCGGCCTCACCCTCGTGCTCGTGGCCGCCGGCGGCGGCGTCGAGCAGCGGGGCCACGCCGGCCACGTCGAACGCGCGGTCGCCGCCGTTCTGCTCGACCGCCTCGTCCACGGCCGGCTGGAAGCCGGTCAGGTAGACGATCACCTCGGCGTCGACCACCTGCCCGACCTGGCGGGGGTTCAGCTCCAGGTCGTGCGGCTCCGCGCCCGGCTTGGTGAGGTTGCCGACCACGACCCGGTCCCCGCCGATGCGCTCGGCGAGGAACTGGAGCGGGTAGAACGCGGCCACCACGTCGACCCGGTCCGGGTCGCTGCCCCCGCCGCCGCCGTCCGAGCAGGCGGCGGCGCCGCCCAGGGTGAGCAGGGCGGCGGTGGCGGCGGCCAGGGCGCGGGGAGTGGCGCGAACGGTCATGGGACCAACTGTCCGCGACAACGAAAATTATTGTCAAAAACGCATGCTTGCATGTCAGCGCAGGTCAGCTCGCCTCGGCGTGGCCCGGCGCGGCTCAGCCGACCATCAGCTTGGCCAGCGCCACCGCGATCAGCAGGGTGAGCATCAGCAGCCGGAGCACCCGGGTCGCCGGGGCCTGCACCGGCCAGGTCACCGTCATCAACCAGACCAGCCCGGCGGCCAGCACCAGCAGCAGGACGCCGCCGGCCGGGCCGGGCGCGAAGAGGCCGACCAGCACCAGCACCAGCGCGGCGAGGAACACCGTCGTCGGGTTGAGCCGGGCCAACCGGGACAGCACGGGACTCTGCGTACGCTGCATGCCACAAACTCTACGAGGAGGAACGCCGTGCTGGTCACCAACCGGTTCGTGGTGGACGCCGAAACGGCTGACGAGTTCACCCGGGAGGCGCACGCGGCGCTGGCCGCGCTCGCCGCCCGCCCCGGCTACCTGCGCGGCGAACTGCTGCGGGCGCTCGACGACCCGGCCCACTGGTGCCTGCTCACCGAGTGGGAGTCGGTCGGGGCCTACCGGCGGGCGCTGGGCGGCTTCGACGTCAAGGTCACCGCCGTGCCGCTGCTCGCCCGATCGGTGGACGAGCCGTCGGCGTACGAGACGCTCGCCAACGCCGCCCCGCAGGGCGAGATCGTCGTCGCCGCCAGCGATCGCGCCGCAGGTCCGTACCGCTGAGTCCCGGGGCACTACCCTGGCGCGTATGACCGCTCCCGGACCGGCCGCGCCACCCCCGTCACCCGTGCCGCCCGGCGCGCCGCCGGCGGACCCGGGCGTCCCCGCGCCGCCGGCCGGTCCCGGCGTCGCGCCGCCGTTCGCCGCCCCGCCCACCGAGGGCGGCCGGCGCCGGCTCTGGCTCGCCCTCGGCGTCGGCGCGCTGGCCGTGCTGCTCTGCTGCGGCGGGGGCGGCGCGGCGATCGTCGGCCTGGCCGTGAGCAACGTGCAGGCGGTCGGCGAGCAGGGCCGGGCGGTCACCGACGACTACTACCAGGCGCTCGTCGCCCGGGAGTGGTCCAAGGCCTACGACCGGCTCTGCGACGACGCCCGGCGGCGCGAGTCCCGCCCGGAGTTCACCCAGCGGGTGGCCACCGAGCCGCAGATCTCCGGCTACCGGGTGGGCCAGGTCGACACCGCCACGCTGACCGTGCCGGTGGACGTCACGCTGGCCGGCGGGCGGCGGGAGGCGCAGACCGTCACGCTCGCCCCCGACCGGCAGACCGGCGGCATGGAGGTCTGCGGGGTGAGCTGACCCGACCCCGGTATTCTGCTGGGCTCGGGGCCGAGGCGGTCGTACCGTTGTCCCGAACAGCCCGGAACATCCATCTCAACCGCGCCGACCGCCAGCCGGCGTAGGAGGAAACATGCCAGCCGACCGTATCGACGCCGTCGTCAGCCTCGCCAAGCGCCGGGGCTTCGTCTTCCCCTCCAGCGAGATCTACGGGGGCACCCGGTCGGCGTGGGACTACGGTCCGCTCGGCGTCGAGCTGAAGGAGAACGTCCGCCGGCAGTGGTGGCGGACCATGGTCCAGCAGCGTGACGACGTCGTCGGCCTCGACTCCGCGGTCATCCTGGCCCGCAAGGTCTGGGAGGCCAGCGGCCACATCGCCGAGTTCGTCGACCCGCTGACCGAGTGCCAGTCCTGCCACAAGCGGTTCCGCGCCGACCACCTGGAAGAGGCGTACGAGGCCAAGCACGGCAAGCCGCTGACCTCGCTGACCGAGCTGAACTGCCCCAACTGCGGCAACAAGGGCACCTTCACCGAGCCGAAGATGTTCAACGGCCTGATGAAGACCTACCTGGGCCCGGTGGAGAGCGACGAGGGCCTGCACTACCTGCGCCCGGAGACCGCCCAGGGCATCTTCGTCAACTACAAGAACGTGGAGACGGTCGCCCGCAAGAAGCCGCCGTTCGGCATCGCGCAGACCGGCAAGTCGTTCCGCAATGAGATCACCCCGGGCAACTTCATCTTCCGGACCCGCGAGTTCGAGCAGATGGAGATGGAGTTCTTCGTCGAGCCGGGCACCGACGAGCAGTGGCACGAATACTGGCTCTCCGAGCGCTGGAACTGGTATCTCGACCTGGGCCTGTCCGAGGAGAACCTGCGCTTCTACGAGCACCCCAAGGAGAAGCTCTCCCACTACTCGAAGCGCACCGTCGACATCGAGTACAAGTTCCGGTTCGGCGGCACCGAGTTCGCCGAGCTGGAGGGCATCGCCAACCGCACCGACTTCGACCTGTCCACGCACAGCAAGCACTCCGGCGTCGACCTGTCGTACTTCGACCAGGGCAAGGGCGAGCGCTGGATGCCGTACGTGATCGAGCCGGCCGCCGGCCTCACCCGCGCGGTGCTCGCGTTCCTGCTGGAGGCGTACGACGAGGACGAGGCGCCGAACACCAAGGGCGGCGTGGACAAGCGCACCGTGATGCGCTTCGACCCGCGGCTGGCCCCGGTCAAGGTGGCGGTGCTGCCGCTGTCCCGCAACGAGGCGCTCTCGCCCAAGGCCAAGCAGCTCGCCACCGACCTGCGCAAGCGCTGGGTGGTCGAGTTCGACGACTCGCAGGCCATCGGTCGCCGCTACCGCCGGCAGGACGAGATCGGCACGCCGTTCTGCGTCACGGTCGACTTCGACACGCTCGACGACAACGCGGTGACCGTGCGGAACCGGGACACCATGGCCCAGGAGCGCGTCGCCCTGGACCAGGTCGAGCGCTACCTGATCGAGCGCCTCCCCGGCTGCTGAGGGTGTAAGGCGGGGGCCCTTCTTAACGTTTTCGGTAGAGGAGGGGCCCCCGCTTAACACCCCGCCACCGGGGCGGCATGGACCGCGACGGTGGCGCCGAGACCCCGGCGGGAAGCGTGCGCCTGCTCCACTGTTCGGCGTACGCGCTGAGGCTCGCGCCGGATCTGCGCCGGGGTGAAGTGCAGGATCATCACCCCGAGCCGGCTCAGCTCGTTGTGGCGGTCGAGCGTGCGCGCCCACCCATCCGGGCTGAAGTGGTATTCCCGCGAGTCGACCTCCAGCGCCAGCGCCGACTCGGCAAGGTACCCGTCGGGCGTCGGCAGCGTGTGCCCCTCATCGGTGGTCAATCGGGGGTTCCAGATGATCGCCGGGAGCAGCCGGCTCCCGGCGAGGCAATCCCGCAACTCGGCCTCCGGCGCGGAGCGGGTGCCGGCCGTCACCTCGTGGAACGCCTTCCGGATCAGCGCCGTACGGCTGCGCCTCGCGCGGATGATCTCCTCGTCCAGGGCGGCCAGGTCGGTGAAACTCCGTTGGACGGCCTCGGCCACGATCGCCCGTACCGTCCGCAGGTCGCTCAGGTCCCGGGCGGCGTCCACGACGGCCCGCGCGGGCGAGCAGACCGGGTAGTGGGCGGTCGTCCGCGCCTTCGAGTCGAGCGACAGGGCCCGGGACACCAGCACGTGACCGGTCGACTTGCGGCTCGTCGAGTGCGGGACGAGCAGGTGTACGTCGGTGGTCCGCGGACTGTATCGGAAGCCGTACCAGGTGAGCGCGGACAGCCCGGTCAGTTGGGCGCTGCGGCCGGCGTACAGGGCGGCGGAGATCCGTCGCTGCTCGTCGGTCAGCACGCCGGTCACCAGGGCGTACGTCGCCGGCAG encodes:
- a CDS encoding metal ABC transporter substrate-binding protein translates to MTVRATPRALAAATAALLTLGGAAACSDGGGGGSDPDRVDVVAAFYPLQFLAERIGGDRVVVGNLTKPGAEPHDLELNPRQVGQVVDAEVIVYLTGFQPAVDEAVEQNGGDRAFDVAGVAPLLDAAAGGHEHEGEAGHEEEGGGKDPHLWLDPTRLATVGDRLAERLGRVDPDHAADYTARAGALRAELTTLDTAYADGLRTCQRREIVTSHTAFGYLAERYKLEQIGLTGLTPESEPAPQRLAEVAKEAREHRAGTIFFETLVSPKVAETIAREVGARTAVLDPIEGPPAEGDYLTAMRANLQTLRTALDCS
- a CDS encoding DUF6328 family protein — encoded protein: MSKESEKQRWQRNFADLLQELRVAQTGVQILFAFLLTLPFSNGFTRTTEFQRDVYIVALLAAAASAAMIISPVAFHRALFRQGRKPELVRFAHRMATGGLFFMLIAMVSAVLLVSDFVLDRPIAFLLSAVTGVWFLLFWAILPFARRNWGEDDVDDDDDDPATLTGD
- a CDS encoding alpha/beta fold hydrolase, whose translation is MRIEARGLTFDVRTGGPEDGEPVLLLHGFPQHAGEWDAVTPALHAAGLRTYALDQRGYSPGARPDAVEAYRIPELVADAAAVLDALGVTTAHLVGHDWGAIVAWGLAAAHPQRVRTLTAVSVPHPAAMGHALATDARQKAKSAYMALFRMPGKAEKVLLAMRGAALRRLLRGVGDEATVARYADPMREPGALTAALNWYRAMSGSDMKAVGPVAVPTTYVWSDRDVAIGRTAAEACAARVTGDYRFVVLPGVSHWIPDEAPGPLAEAILARTAGTETR
- a CDS encoding Fur family transcriptional regulator, giving the protein MTTGAPRTTRQRSAVSALLDEVEGFHSAQDLHAMLRRRGDRIGLTTVYRTLQALADADEIDVMRPPGGEHLYRRCSGGHHHHLVCRGCGRTVEVAGPAVEKWADRISAEHGFTEVSHTLEIFGTCPACAGR
- a CDS encoding sugar isomerase domain-containing protein, producing the protein MTVSAEAYLETVTSTMRRVAAEQRENVAAAADLIAAAVRADAVVHAFGTGHSEALAMEIAGRAGGLVPTNRIALRDLVLVGGDPADVLGPKLERDPAVAHRLYELAPVRPPDVFVLASNSGVNGAMVEFASVVKERGHGLVAITSSRHSAGMTSRHPSGRKLADFADVVLDNGAPYGDATLPLPGGGAVGAVSSITAALLAQQITVEVVSRLLAAGERPPVYLSANITGGDEHNAELEARYAGRIRRGS
- a CDS encoding metal ABC transporter ATP-binding protein — encoded protein: MTSPVIEIAHATVGYDGRPVLRDISLTLTAGEVVAVLGANGSGKSTLVRAALGLVPLGAGSVALFGTPQRRFRQWHRIGYVPQRLGAGGGVPATVAEVVASGRLARRGVLRPAGRADRTAVAEALGAVGLADRAGDPVATLSGGQQQRVLIARALAGGPELLVLDEPTAGVDAASQEAFAGALRAFRDGGGTVLLVAHELGPLRPLISRAVVVHQGGIAHDGAVPEPAGHHADPDHEHVHPHCDEEPAGLWTGI
- a CDS encoding DUF6703 family protein — encoded protein: MQRTQSPVLSRLARLNPTTVFLAALVLVLVGLFAPGPAGGVLLLVLAAGLVWLMTVTWPVQAPATRVLRLLMLTLLIAVALAKLMVG
- a CDS encoding ArsR/SmtB family transcription factor; the protein is MTGTNGYDAFDGAGELLRALSAPIRLAIVSELAEGERCVHELVETLGAPQPLVSQHLRVLRGAGVVRGSRRGREIAYALVDEHVAHIVADAVSHAGEGPS
- a CDS encoding antibiotic biosynthesis monooxygenase family protein — its product is MLVTNRFVVDAETADEFTREAHAALAALAARPGYLRGELLRALDDPAHWCLLTEWESVGAYRRALGGFDVKVTAVPLLARSVDEPSAYETLANAAPQGEIVVAASDRAAGPYR
- a CDS encoding metal ABC transporter permease translates to MDLFQYDFMLRALVGALVIGLAAPALGIYLVQRRLALIGDGIGHVALTGVGAGLLLNRSPVLVAVLAATLGAVVIELVRAYGRTSGDLALALLFYGGIAGGVMLVGLSDASSGSLNAYLFGSLTTTSPGDLVTIGVLGAVLLVTMLVLRPALFAVCHDEEYARVSGLPVRALNLLIAVGTAVTVTIAMRAVGVLLISALMVVPVATAQQVTRGFRSTMTAAMALGLFAAGAGVWVAATADTAPGASVVLVAIGSFLAVALLAAGVRSLRRRGRPAAPATEPAEHEVVLG
- a CDS encoding acyl-CoA dehydrogenase family protein translates to MTTTQNNADGVGPLPTEAGQVSEKEARQVAEAARESAWDRPSFGKELFLGRFRLDLIDPWPRSDPADVARADEFLGAFGAYLGSEVDGAAIERDARIPDEVFHGMARLGAFGMKIDRRYGGLGLSNLHYCRALMLAGSVSPAIGALLSAHQSIGVPQPLKMFGTPEQKDRFLPRLAAGEVSAFLLTEPDVGSDPARLATTAEPTADGAGYRLNGVKLWATNGTVATLLVVMARVPAGEGRRGGITAFVVEGDSEGITVERRNSFVGLRGLENSLTRFHDVFVPRENVIGGEGKGLKIALTTLNTGRLSLPAMCVGAGKWALNVAREWAGDRVQWGRPVGEHEAVAKKLAFIAATTYGMESMLDLSCLLADDDRNDIRIEAALVKLYASEMAWRIADELIQIRGGRGYETADSLEARGERPAAVEQLLRDLRINRIFEGSTEIMHLLIAREAVDAHLSVAGDIIDPDAGLGRKAKAGARAGAFYAKWLPTLAVGRGQAPGAYQEFGPLAGHLRHVERTSRKLARSTFYAMSRWQGKMERKQAFLGRVVDIGAELFAMSAVCVRAYAELAEHPENVELADLFCRQARLRVDELFTGLWSNTDSVDVAAAKRIVAGRYASVEAGVLTPPADLPWVAPWQPGPSTADDVRRRL